Proteins encoded within one genomic window of Bradyrhizobium sp. 186:
- a CDS encoding ABC transporter ATP-binding protein: protein MSDLLAIEALRAGYGEAVVLPNMSLRLAEGQVLALLGRNGTGKTTLINSIVGVTRRFAGTIALAGSDVTTLRPDQRARAGIGWVPQERNIFRSLTVEENMTAVAQPGPWTVERVYEMFPRLKERRSNFGNQLSGGEQQMLAIGRALTLNPKVLLLDEPTEGLAPIIVEELLKAIGAITRAGGICSIIVEQNAQKILGLADRVVILERGTIVHDAPSAALKADPSVLERHLGVAGAAAH, encoded by the coding sequence ATGTCTGACCTGCTCGCGATCGAAGCCCTGCGCGCCGGCTATGGCGAGGCGGTCGTGCTGCCGAACATGTCCCTGCGCCTTGCGGAGGGGCAGGTGCTGGCGCTATTGGGGCGCAACGGCACCGGCAAGACCACGCTGATCAACTCCATCGTAGGTGTCACCCGCCGCTTCGCCGGCACCATCGCGCTCGCCGGCAGCGATGTCACGACCTTGCGGCCCGACCAGCGGGCGCGCGCCGGGATCGGCTGGGTACCGCAGGAGCGCAATATCTTCCGCTCCCTGACGGTCGAGGAGAACATGACCGCGGTGGCGCAGCCCGGCCCCTGGACGGTCGAGAGGGTCTACGAGATGTTCCCGCGGCTGAAGGAGCGGCGGAGCAATTTTGGCAACCAGCTCTCCGGCGGCGAGCAGCAGATGCTGGCGATCGGCCGCGCGCTGACCCTCAACCCGAAGGTCCTTCTGCTGGACGAGCCGACCGAGGGCCTTGCCCCCATCATCGTCGAGGAACTGTTGAAGGCGATCGGCGCCATCACCCGGGCGGGCGGCATCTGCTCGATCATCGTCGAGCAGAATGCGCAAAAGATTCTGGGGCTGGCCGACCGCGTTGTGATATTGGAGCGCGGAACGATCGTCCACGACGCCCCGAGCGCCGCGCTGAAGGCCGACCCGTCGGTCCTCGAGCGTCATCTCGGCGTCGCAGGGGCGGCGGCCCACTAA
- a CDS encoding cobalamin-independent methionine synthase II family protein, with product MQRTKAPFRADEVGSLLRPAKIKEARARLEKGEISADDLRKIENMEIEKVVHKQASVGLKLATDGEFRRSWWHFDFLAKLTGCELFHPDTGIQFAGVQTRHDAVRVIDKLDFPDDHPMLDHFRFLKKYTDQAHVTAKMTIPSPAVLHFRGGRKAISKDVYPDLDAFYEDLGKTYRKAVKAFYDAGCRYLQFDDTVWAYLCSPDELQKARERGDNPEGLQQIYARVINYALAEKPADMVVTTHVCRGNFRSTWISSGGYEPVAETMLAGTNYDGYFLEYDSDRAGGFEPLRFLPKGNKVVVVGVITSKFGELEKKDDIKRRLEEAAKFVPLEQLALSPQCGFASTEEGNILSEEEQWAKLGLAVEIAKEVWGN from the coding sequence ATGCAGCGAACCAAAGCCCCCTTCCGCGCCGACGAGGTCGGCAGCCTCCTGCGTCCGGCCAAGATCAAGGAAGCCCGCGCCAGGCTCGAGAAGGGCGAGATTTCGGCCGATGACCTGCGCAAGATCGAGAACATGGAGATCGAGAAGGTCGTGCACAAGCAGGCTTCGGTCGGCTTGAAGCTCGCGACCGACGGCGAATTCCGCCGCTCCTGGTGGCATTTCGATTTCCTGGCCAAGCTCACCGGCTGCGAGCTGTTTCACCCCGACACCGGCATCCAGTTCGCGGGCGTGCAGACCCGTCACGACGCGGTGCGGGTGATCGACAAGCTCGACTTTCCCGACGACCACCCGATGCTGGATCACTTCCGCTTCCTGAAGAAGTATACCGACCAGGCCCACGTCACCGCCAAGATGACGATCCCGTCGCCGGCGGTGCTGCACTTCCGCGGCGGCCGCAAGGCGATCTCCAAGGACGTCTATCCCGATCTCGACGCCTTCTACGAGGACCTCGGCAAGACCTACCGGAAAGCCGTCAAGGCCTTCTACGACGCCGGCTGCCGCTACCTCCAGTTCGACGACACCGTGTGGGCCTATCTCTGCTCGCCCGACGAACTGCAGAAGGCGCGCGAGCGCGGCGACAATCCGGAAGGCCTCCAGCAGATCTATGCGCGCGTCATCAACTACGCGCTGGCCGAGAAGCCCGCCGACATGGTGGTGACGACGCATGTCTGCCGCGGCAATTTCCGCTCGACCTGGATTTCCTCGGGCGGCTACGAGCCGGTCGCCGAGACCATGCTCGCCGGCACCAATTACGACGGCTACTTCCTCGAATACGACAGCGACCGCGCCGGCGGCTTCGAACCGCTGCGCTTCCTGCCCAAGGGCAACAAGGTCGTCGTGGTCGGCGTCATCACCTCGAAATTCGGCGAGCTCGAGAAGAAGGACGACATCAAGCGCCGTCTGGAAGAAGCCGCCAAGTTCGTACCGTTGGAGCAGCTCGCGCTCTCCCCGCAATGCGGCTTCGCCTCGACCGAGGAAGGCAACATTCTCTCTGAAGAAGAGCAGTGGGCCAAGCTCGGCCTCGCGGTCGAGATCGCGAAGGAAGTTTGGGGCAACTAG
- a CDS encoding uroporphyrinogen-III synthase encodes MADRLNGYRILILETREEAQFSKLLAEQGADVVQCPMFTIHDAPDPAPVEAWIRRAIDGPFDDLVLMTGEGLRRIMKVARERGLDQALVAALARSRKFTRGPKPGKALREIGLEAQQTTEKPTTDGVIEMLAELDLKGRRLGLQLYPDKDHSALIGSLSAQGADVDTVLPYVYDPKAADANIVAAIDDMAGGRIDCVALTNLGQVRRLIEAAKAHGSEARLRAGLKRTLIASVGPAVSGELAAHGLQPDIVPAEDAYFMRPLISVMAVVLAEKKPKVSVK; translated from the coding sequence ATGGCCGACCGCTTGAACGGCTACCGCATCCTGATCCTGGAAACCCGCGAGGAGGCGCAGTTTTCAAAGCTTCTGGCCGAGCAAGGCGCCGATGTCGTGCAGTGCCCGATGTTCACCATTCACGACGCGCCCGACCCCGCCCCGGTCGAGGCCTGGATCCGCCGCGCCATCGACGGGCCGTTCGACGACCTCGTGCTGATGACCGGCGAGGGCCTGCGGCGGATCATGAAGGTCGCGCGCGAACGCGGGCTCGACCAGGCTCTTGTCGCGGCGCTCGCCAGATCGCGAAAGTTTACCCGCGGCCCGAAGCCGGGCAAGGCGCTGCGCGAGATCGGTCTCGAGGCGCAGCAGACCACGGAGAAGCCGACCACCGACGGCGTGATCGAGATGTTGGCGGAGCTCGACCTGAAGGGCCGGCGCCTCGGGCTCCAGCTCTATCCCGACAAGGACCACAGCGCGCTGATCGGGTCGCTCTCGGCGCAAGGCGCCGATGTCGATACCGTGCTGCCTTATGTCTACGACCCCAAGGCGGCGGACGCCAACATCGTTGCCGCCATCGACGACATGGCCGGTGGCCGCATCGATTGCGTCGCGCTCACCAATCTCGGCCAGGTCCGCCGCCTGATCGAAGCCGCAAAGGCGCATGGCAGCGAGGCGCGCTTGCGAGCAGGCTTGAAGCGGACGCTGATCGCGTCGGTCGGACCTGCGGTCTCAGGCGAACTCGCGGCGCATGGCCTGCAACCCGACATCGTGCCGGCGGAGGACGCCTATTTCATGCGCCCGCTGATCTCGGTGATGGCCGTAGTGCTGGCGGAGAAGAAGCCGAAAGTGTCGGTGAAGTGA
- a CDS encoding adenylate/guanylate cyclase domain-containing protein, with the protein MTNIQERLLESKMTEIEQARSWSPRVISKFETLIRSGDDLSLYRINPLAFARDRTITEAESIDLFLHATRSGLFEMSWDVVCPQSGMVLDSFGALRTLKTHYVCGLCDVSGETNLDDFIEVTFTVSPQLRRLPFHDPHSLSVEDFHWKLRFLGDARLPGQQVRFLDFLHGLVRGLAFLPPGSTTTLRAELGPGALAGVNVQTQAAFLVSVAGEPATAPTVLRVRYDGRRFSPSLSAVPAGPIVIDVENSGPVRGSLLLINWPAEVLAQTTKPALEFEPYMSGGMLLARHTFRRLFRSERVDEREGLGIRQVTLLFTDLKGSTAMYERLGDLNAYALVRELFALLGATVQEHSGAIVKTIGDAVMAVFSRPTDAVSAALHMLGQIERYNSEHGDPSIILKIGAHCGPSIAVTLNENLDYFGQTVNVAARVQALADAGEICVSEALYSAPGVSGLLAGHAVVEFDAPLRGVEGNACVYRVVRG; encoded by the coding sequence ATGACCAACATCCAGGAGCGGCTCCTCGAAAGCAAGATGACCGAGATTGAGCAGGCCCGATCCTGGAGCCCACGCGTGATCTCGAAATTTGAAACGCTTATCAGGAGCGGTGACGATCTCTCCCTCTACCGGATCAATCCTCTTGCGTTCGCGCGTGATCGGACCATCACCGAGGCGGAAAGCATCGACCTGTTTCTCCACGCGACAAGGAGCGGGTTGTTCGAGATGAGTTGGGACGTTGTTTGTCCCCAATCCGGCATGGTGCTCGACAGCTTTGGCGCTCTGCGCACCCTGAAGACCCATTACGTTTGCGGCCTATGCGACGTCAGCGGTGAAACCAACCTCGACGATTTCATTGAGGTTACGTTTACGGTCTCGCCGCAACTCCGGCGGCTTCCATTTCATGATCCTCATTCCCTCTCGGTCGAGGATTTCCACTGGAAGCTTCGTTTCTTGGGCGACGCGCGCTTGCCCGGCCAGCAGGTCCGATTTCTCGATTTCCTGCATGGATTGGTTCGCGGACTCGCGTTCTTGCCGCCCGGCTCGACCACCACTCTTCGCGCCGAACTCGGTCCCGGTGCTCTGGCCGGCGTCAACGTCCAAACGCAGGCTGCATTCCTGGTCTCGGTCGCAGGCGAACCCGCGACCGCGCCGACCGTCCTGCGAGTCCGATATGATGGGCGGCGTTTTTCGCCTTCTCTGTCCGCCGTCCCGGCTGGCCCCATTGTGATCGACGTGGAGAACTCCGGCCCAGTGCGTGGCTCATTGCTCCTGATCAATTGGCCGGCCGAAGTCCTGGCTCAGACGACCAAGCCTGCGCTCGAGTTCGAACCGTATATGTCCGGTGGCATGTTGCTTGCGCGGCATACCTTCCGCCGCCTGTTCCGCTCGGAACGCGTCGACGAGCGGGAAGGCCTCGGCATCCGGCAGGTGACCTTGCTGTTCACGGATCTCAAGGGTTCGACCGCAATGTACGAGCGTCTCGGCGATCTGAATGCCTATGCCCTGGTCCGCGAGCTTTTTGCCTTGCTGGGAGCGACCGTCCAGGAGCATTCCGGCGCCATCGTCAAGACGATCGGAGACGCCGTGATGGCGGTCTTCTCCCGCCCGACAGACGCGGTCTCCGCGGCGCTGCATATGCTCGGACAAATAGAACGCTACAACAGCGAGCATGGTGATCCGAGCATCATCCTCAAGATCGGAGCGCATTGTGGTCCGTCGATTGCCGTGACCCTCAACGAAAATCTGGACTACTTCGGGCAGACTGTGAATGTTGCGGCGCGCGTGCAAGCGCTGGCCGATGCCGGCGAAATCTGTGTCTCGGAAGCGCTTTATTCGGCGCCGGGCGTCAGCGGTCTCCTCGCCGGTCACGCCGTCGTTGAGTTTGATGCACCTCTCCGCGGCGTCGAAGGAAATGCGTGCGTGTATCGTGTCGTGCGTGGATAG
- a CDS encoding redoxin domain-containing protein — protein sequence MSERHVDGPLQPGDRAPNIVLDAITREGKIALEDFRGQSPILVGLFRGLHCPFCRRHIAAQAQLDTALRDKGVESLTVVNTPIERARLYFRYHPLPNLLAASDPERVSHRAFGLPNLEFTEKETEWPRKVGMDVVMSMQVDIPGELSGPMNRLAAAEQLNNKDGYQMMEADQRMAATGQGQLFGQFLLDREGIVRWTFTEVPEGGQRMFGMPSPQELMSAASQVAG from the coding sequence ATGTCAGAACGTCATGTCGATGGACCGCTCCAACCGGGTGATCGCGCACCGAACATCGTGCTGGACGCCATCACGCGCGAAGGGAAGATCGCGCTCGAGGATTTTCGCGGGCAGAGTCCGATATTGGTCGGCCTGTTTCGGGGCCTGCACTGCCCGTTCTGTCGCCGCCATATTGCGGCACAGGCGCAGCTTGACACGGCTCTGCGCGACAAGGGCGTCGAAAGTCTCACGGTCGTCAATACGCCGATCGAGCGCGCGCGGCTCTACTTCCGCTATCATCCATTGCCCAATCTGCTCGCCGCGTCCGATCCCGAGCGGGTCTCGCACCGTGCATTCGGCCTGCCCAATCTCGAGTTCACGGAGAAGGAAACCGAATGGCCGCGCAAAGTGGGCATGGATGTGGTCATGAGCATGCAGGTCGACATTCCCGGAGAATTGTCCGGGCCGATGAATCGTTTGGCGGCTGCCGAGCAGCTCAACAACAAGGATGGCTACCAGATGATGGAAGCCGATCAGCGCATGGCGGCAACCGGCCAGGGCCAGCTGTTTGGCCAGTTCCTGCTCGATCGGGAAGGGATCGTGCGCTGGACCTTTACCGAGGTTCCTGAAGGCGGCCAGCGCATGTTCGGCATGCCGAGCCCGCAGGAGTTGATGTCGGCCGCCTCGCAGGTGGCAGGCTAG
- a CDS encoding ABC transporter substrate-binding protein: MFERKQLSYKVSWAAAAAAIAGLAAVAPAKAEDTVKVGLILPMTGGQASTGKQIENAIKLYMQQKGDTVAGKKVEIILKDDAAIPDKTKTAAQELIVNDKVNFIAGFGVTPAALAAAPLATQAKIPEVVMAAGTSIITERSPYIVRTSFTLAQSSTIIADWAVKNGIKKVATLTSDYAPGNDALNFFKQNFTAGGGEVVEEVKTPLANPDFAPFLQRMKDAKPDAIFVFVPAGQGGNFMKQYAERGLDKAGIKVIGPGDVTDDDLLNNMGDAVLGTVTAHLYSAAHPSPMNKDFVAAYKKAYGTRPGFMAVSGYDGIHLIYEALKKTNGDTDGTKLVEAMKGQKWESPRGPISIDPETRDIVQNIYIRKVEKVDGELYNVEFATFEAVKDLGKTKK, from the coding sequence ATGTTCGAACGCAAACAGCTTTCTTATAAGGTCTCTTGGGCGGCCGCGGCGGCCGCCATCGCGGGCCTTGCGGCCGTCGCGCCTGCCAAGGCCGAGGACACCGTCAAGGTCGGCTTGATCCTGCCGATGACCGGCGGCCAAGCCTCGACCGGCAAGCAGATCGAGAACGCGATCAAGCTCTATATGCAGCAGAAGGGCGACACCGTCGCCGGCAAGAAGGTCGAGATCATCCTCAAGGATGATGCTGCGATTCCGGACAAGACCAAGACCGCCGCCCAAGAGCTGATCGTCAACGACAAGGTCAATTTCATCGCCGGCTTCGGCGTGACGCCGGCCGCGCTCGCTGCTGCTCCGCTTGCGACGCAAGCTAAGATCCCGGAAGTCGTGATGGCGGCCGGCACCTCCATCATCACCGAGCGCTCGCCCTATATCGTGCGCACCAGCTTCACGCTGGCGCAGTCCTCCACCATCATCGCCGACTGGGCGGTGAAGAACGGCATCAAGAAGGTGGCGACGCTCACCTCGGACTACGCGCCAGGCAATGACGCGCTGAACTTCTTCAAGCAGAATTTCACCGCCGGCGGCGGCGAAGTGGTCGAGGAGGTCAAGACTCCGCTGGCCAACCCCGACTTCGCGCCGTTTCTGCAGCGGATGAAGGACGCCAAGCCCGACGCCATCTTCGTGTTCGTGCCGGCGGGCCAGGGCGGCAACTTCATGAAGCAATATGCCGAGCGCGGCCTCGACAAGGCCGGCATCAAGGTGATCGGACCGGGCGACGTCACCGACGATGATCTCCTCAACAACATGGGCGACGCCGTGCTCGGCACGGTCACTGCGCATCTCTATTCGGCAGCCCATCCCTCGCCGATGAACAAGGACTTCGTCGCCGCCTACAAGAAGGCGTACGGCACCCGTCCAGGCTTCATGGCGGTGAGCGGCTATGACGGCATTCACCTCATCTACGAGGCGCTGAAGAAGACCAACGGCGACACCGACGGCACCAAGCTGGTCGAGGCCATGAAGGGCCAGAAGTGGGAGAGCCCGCGCGGCCCGATCTCGATCGATCCCGAGACCCGCGACATCGTGCAGAACATCTACATCCGCAAGGTCGAGAAGGTCGACGGCGAACTCTACAATGTCGAGTTCGCAACCTTCGAAGCTGTCAAGGATCTCGGCAAGACCAAGAAATGA
- a CDS encoding ABC transporter ATP-binding protein, which translates to MTIALETQNLEKQFGGLRVTRDLSLKIEQGARHALIGPNGAGKTTVINQLTGVLKPNSGRILLEGQDITDLAVHKRVLRGLSRTFQINQLYPDLTPLETIGLAVSERLGHGGDWWRRMGTRNDVNDEIADLLARFHLLDVMNEETVTLPYGKQRLLEIAVAIAAKPRVLLLDEPAAGVPESERHDILAVVGALPRDVTVLLIEHDMDLVFSFADRISVLVSGALLTEGPPEQVARDPQVKAVYLGEEAVNV; encoded by the coding sequence ATGACCATCGCGCTTGAAACCCAGAACCTCGAAAAGCAGTTCGGTGGCCTGCGCGTCACCCGCGATCTGTCCCTGAAGATCGAGCAGGGCGCCCGCCATGCGCTGATCGGCCCGAACGGCGCCGGCAAGACCACGGTGATCAATCAGCTCACCGGCGTGCTGAAGCCGAACTCGGGGCGTATCCTGCTCGAAGGCCAGGACATCACGGACCTTGCCGTGCACAAGCGCGTGCTGCGCGGCCTGTCGCGCACCTTCCAGATCAACCAGCTCTATCCCGACCTGACTCCGCTCGAGACCATTGGCCTCGCGGTTTCCGAGCGCCTCGGTCATGGCGGTGACTGGTGGCGGCGGATGGGCACGCGCAATGACGTCAATGACGAGATCGCCGATTTGCTCGCCCGTTTCCATCTGCTCGACGTCATGAACGAAGAGACCGTGACGCTGCCCTACGGCAAACAGCGCCTGCTCGAGATCGCGGTGGCGATCGCGGCCAAGCCGCGCGTGCTGCTGCTCGACGAGCCCGCCGCCGGCGTGCCCGAAAGCGAGCGCCACGACATTCTCGCCGTCGTCGGCGCGTTGCCGCGCGACGTCACCGTGCTGCTGATCGAGCACGACATGGACCTCGTGTTCTCCTTTGCCGATCGCATCTCGGTGCTGGTCTCGGGCGCGCTGCTCACCGAGGGCCCGCCCGAACAGGTCGCGCGGGACCCGCAGGTCAAGGCGGTCTATCTCGGCGAGGAGGCGGTCAATGTCTGA
- a CDS encoding branched-chain amino acid ABC transporter permease, whose product MTSILTNLFDGVAYGMLLFVLACGLAVTLGLMNFVNLAHGAFAMAGGYVCMVLVNRMGWPFFAALPLAFVSAAAIGIVLERLLYRHLYARSHLDQVLFTIGLTFMSVAAVDYIQGSSRVFINLPAALQGQFDLFGVGIGRYRLMIIVICGLLTIALQMVLAKTRFGSRLRAAVDDPRAASGLGINVPQVFAFTFAFGCGLAGLGGALSAEILGLDPYFPLKFMIYFLIVVTVGGSSSITGPFLASLLLGIGDVAGKYYVPKMGPFVIYTMMIVILIWRPNGLFGRTATR is encoded by the coding sequence ATGACCTCAATCCTCACCAACCTGTTCGATGGCGTTGCCTACGGCATGCTGCTGTTCGTGCTCGCCTGCGGGCTCGCGGTCACGCTCGGCCTGATGAACTTCGTCAACCTCGCCCACGGCGCCTTCGCCATGGCCGGCGGCTATGTCTGCATGGTGCTGGTCAACCGGATGGGCTGGCCGTTCTTTGCGGCACTGCCGCTCGCCTTCGTCTCAGCCGCCGCGATCGGCATCGTGCTCGAGCGTCTGCTCTATCGGCACCTCTATGCGCGCAGCCATCTCGACCAGGTGCTGTTCACGATCGGTCTGACGTTTATGTCGGTCGCGGCCGTCGACTACATTCAGGGATCGTCGCGCGTCTTCATCAATCTGCCAGCCGCGCTCCAGGGCCAATTCGACCTGTTCGGCGTCGGCATCGGCCGCTACCGGCTGATGATCATTGTGATCTGCGGTCTGCTCACCATCGCGCTCCAGATGGTGCTGGCCAAGACGCGTTTCGGCAGCCGCCTGCGCGCTGCGGTTGATGATCCCCGTGCAGCGAGCGGCCTCGGCATCAACGTGCCGCAGGTGTTCGCCTTTACCTTTGCCTTCGGTTGTGGCCTCGCCGGCCTCGGCGGCGCGCTCAGCGCCGAGATACTCGGCCTCGATCCGTATTTCCCGCTGAAATTCATGATCTACTTCCTGATCGTGGTCACCGTCGGCGGCTCGTCGTCGATCACCGGCCCGTTCCTGGCCTCGCTCCTGCTCGGCATCGGCGACGTCGCCGGCAAGTATTACGTGCCGAAGATGGGCCCCTTCGTGATCTACACCATGATGATCGTGATCCTGATCTGGCGCCCGAACGGCCTGTTCGGCCGCACGGCCACGCGTTGA
- a CDS encoding branched-chain amino acid ABC transporter permease, which translates to MNASSDVGHHAQRRARWHYGEAAFWLAVLACGFLFPTRYLIMTDILRLALFAMSLDLILGYAGIVSLGHAAFFGVGAYAAGLLALHGIINEPVLALIVAGLAAMVLGFATSFLVIRGVDLTRLMVTLGIALLLEALAERFSSITGGTDGLQGIEMQPIFGEIPFDMFGKTGFFYSLAVLFLLFLFARRVVHSPFGLSLRAIKNNPLRAAAIGIPVNRRLIAIYTLAAFYAGIAGALFTQTTAIASLDVFAFERSADLMLVLVIGGTGYLYGGLIGAVLFRMLQELFATITPQYWQFWIGLVLVVIVLVGRQRLHRWVLYAPNLVIKQIAGRKAVVAVPESDA; encoded by the coding sequence ATGAACGCTTCTTCCGACGTCGGTCATCACGCCCAGCGTCGGGCACGCTGGCACTATGGCGAAGCCGCCTTCTGGCTCGCGGTGCTGGCCTGCGGCTTCCTGTTTCCGACGCGCTATCTGATCATGACCGACATCTTGCGGCTGGCGCTGTTTGCGATGTCGCTCGATCTCATCCTCGGCTATGCCGGTATCGTCTCGCTCGGACATGCCGCTTTCTTCGGCGTCGGCGCCTATGCCGCGGGGCTTCTTGCCTTGCATGGGATCATCAACGAGCCCGTGCTTGCGCTGATCGTTGCAGGGCTTGCCGCGATGGTGCTCGGCTTCGCCACCAGCTTCCTGGTGATCCGCGGCGTGGACCTTACCCGGCTGATGGTGACGCTCGGCATCGCGCTGCTCTTGGAAGCGCTCGCCGAGCGCTTCTCCAGCATCACCGGCGGCACCGACGGTCTTCAAGGGATCGAGATGCAGCCGATCTTCGGCGAGATCCCGTTCGACATGTTTGGCAAGACCGGCTTCTTCTATTCGCTGGCCGTGCTGTTCCTGCTGTTCCTGTTCGCCCGCCGCGTCGTGCACTCGCCGTTCGGCCTATCGTTGCGCGCGATCAAGAACAATCCGCTACGTGCCGCGGCGATCGGCATTCCCGTCAACCGCCGCCTGATCGCGATCTACACGCTCGCGGCTTTCTACGCGGGAATTGCCGGCGCGCTGTTCACCCAGACCACCGCGATCGCCTCGCTGGATGTGTTCGCCTTCGAGCGCTCCGCCGACCTGATGCTGGTGCTCGTGATCGGCGGCACGGGCTATCTCTATGGCGGACTGATCGGCGCGGTGCTGTTCCGCATGCTCCAGGAATTGTTCGCCACCATCACGCCGCAATACTGGCAGTTCTGGATCGGCCTGGTGCTGGTCGTGATCGTGCTGGTCGGCCGCCAGCGTCTGCATCGCTGGGTGCTGTACGCGCCGAATCTCGTGATCAAGCAGATTGCCGGACGCAAGGCCGTCGTCGCCGTACCGGAGAGCGACGCATGA
- the purU gene encoding formyltetrahydrofolate deformylase, producing the protein MPDHQYVLTLSCPDRPGIVSAVSTFLAHNGQNILDAQQFDDIETKKFFMRVVFTAADLAVELSALQTGFAAIAERFGMEWQMRDRAAHRKVMLLVSKSDHCLVDILYRWRTGELPMIPTAIVSNHPREVYAGLDFGGIPFHHLPVTKETKREQEGQILDLVAKTGTDLVVLARYMQILSDDLSASLSGRCINIHHSFLPGFKGAKPYHQAHERGVKLIGATAHYVTRDLDEGPIVDQDVERISHRDTPEDLVRKGRDIERRVLARAIRYHLDDRVILNGRKTVVFMD; encoded by the coding sequence ATGCCCGATCATCAATATGTCCTGACCCTGTCCTGTCCGGATCGCCCCGGCATCGTCTCGGCGGTGTCGACCTTCCTGGCTCACAATGGACAGAACATTCTCGACGCCCAGCAGTTCGACGACATCGAGACCAAGAAGTTCTTCATGCGGGTGGTGTTCACCGCGGCCGATCTCGCCGTGGAGCTGTCGGCACTTCAGACCGGCTTTGCCGCGATCGCCGAGCGCTTCGGCATGGAGTGGCAGATGCGCGACCGTGCCGCGCACCGCAAGGTGATGCTGCTGGTGTCGAAGTCCGACCACTGCCTGGTCGATATTCTCTATCGCTGGCGCACTGGCGAGTTGCCGATGATCCCGACCGCGATCGTCTCCAACCATCCGCGCGAGGTCTATGCCGGGCTCGATTTCGGCGGAATCCCGTTTCACCATCTGCCGGTCACCAAGGAGACCAAGCGCGAGCAGGAAGGGCAGATCCTGGATCTCGTTGCCAAGACCGGGACCGATCTCGTGGTGCTCGCCCGCTACATGCAGATCCTGTCGGACGATCTCTCGGCCAGCCTTTCCGGCCGTTGCATCAACATCCACCACTCCTTCCTGCCGGGCTTCAAGGGCGCAAAACCCTATCACCAGGCCCATGAGCGGGGCGTGAAATTGATTGGCGCGACCGCCCATTACGTCACGCGCGATCTCGACGAGGGCCCGATCGTCGACCAGGACGTCGAGCGCATCAGTCACCGCGACACGCCCGAAGATCTCGTCCGCAAGGGGCGCGACATCGAGCGCCGCGTGCTCGCCCGCGCGATCCGCTACCATCTCGACGACCGCGTCATCCTCAACGGCCGCAAGACCGTGGTGTTTATGGATTAG